A DNA window from Acidimicrobiia bacterium contains the following coding sequences:
- a CDS encoding WhiB family transcriptional regulator — MLTITDWRELGACRDSDPDLFFPVGTTGPAVHQITKAVAICSICSVKEACLQYALETNQEAGVWGGYAEDDRRRLRKRWLAERRRQRQAS; from the coding sequence ATGCTGACCATCACCGATTGGAGGGAACTCGGCGCCTGTCGAGACTCCGACCCGGACCTCTTCTTCCCCGTGGGTACGACCGGACCGGCCGTCCACCAGATCACCAAGGCCGTCGCCATCTGCAGCATCTGCAGCGTCAAGGAGGCCTGCCTGCAATACGCCCTCGAGACGAACCAGGAAGCAGGCGTATGGGGCGGATACGCCGAGGACGACCGTCGCAGGCTTCGCAAGCGGTGGCTCGCCGAGCGGCGCCGCCAGCGTCAGGCGAGCTGA